The following proteins are co-located in the Camelina sativa cultivar DH55 chromosome 12, Cs, whole genome shotgun sequence genome:
- the LOC104729820 gene encoding uncharacterized protein LOC104729820 isoform X4: MPDDDKELQQEPKEEDCYVWDSDTQLYIHHSSGFYHDPNAGWYYCSKDGRYYKHENGEYVPLEYEESGANPSGPGDIVTCDLSEDDSSRNYDLSQVENVENECKVSLRNPGETPSEPTGYSNDQELEHPQRPSSWVEDTLIEIYLAGYKQQPSYSSNKMPSGENTQDHHMLSANGDDEAEELEEGEWIPEEDFDPQEDNFNEDAPSSEEERWLAQYGQVIEFPEKTLPEIPSVDLWDWKLVSETKEALADSEQVARLVGRLVRRSANLHPSVASGGTLLKTAPICEARLHLVRVRTGQVYKLRNPSAKYLASLSVYDSSNPTKDWGFPDISTAWKNPDSKRKGKKVKPKLDCKLTVKHREVYMTEEEIKRKAKKVKPKTDCNLTVKPREVDMFKEETESKAKKVKQKTDCKLTVKPRDEVNMIEEERSCTYRDRAAERRNLHGGYGVGPGQKGTMVDDNTDEHSASEEDAAAEALELSFGSGSYARRIMGNMGWKEGETLGKNSKGLVEPVQAVGNTGNVGLGFPQRRRK, translated from the exons ATGCCCGACGACGATAAAGAGTTGCAGCAGGAACCCAAGGAAGAAGACTGCTATGTTTGGGACAGCGATACGCAGCTCTATATCCATCACAG TAGTGGGTTTTATCATGATCCAAATGCTGGTTGGTATTATTGTAGCAAGGATGGTCGTTACTACAAGCATGAGAATGGCGAATATGTTCCCTTGGAATATGAAGAGTCTGGTGCGAACCCTTCTGGTCCTGGAGATATTGTCACTTGTGATCTATCCGAAGATGACTCAAGCAGAAACTATGATCTTTCTCAGGTTGAGAATGTAGAAAATGAGTGTAAAGTTTCACTGAGAAATCCTGGAGAAACTCCTTCAG AGCCAACAGGGTACTCAAATGACCAGGAACTTGAACATCCTCAACGACCTTCCTCATG GGTGGAAGATACACTTATCGAAATTTATCTGGCTGGTTATAAACAACAGCCCAGTTATTCCAGCAATAAGATGCCTTCAGGGGAAAATACTCAGGATCATCATATGTTGTCAGCTAATG GAGACGATGAGGCTGAGGAACTTGAAGAGGGAGAATGGATTCCTGAAGAGGATTTTGATCCACAGGAAGACAACTTCAATGAAG ATGCTCCTTCAAGCGAGGAAGAAAGATGGCTAGCTCAATATGGTCAAGTGATTGAATTCCCTGAGAAGACTCTGCCTGAGATCCCGTCTGTTGATTTGTGGGATTGGAAACTTGTTTCGGAAACCAAAGAAGCTTTAGCTGACAGTGAACAGGTGGCTAGGTTAGTAGGGAGGCTGGTCAGACGGTCTGCCAACCTTCATCCATCTGTGGCTTCTGGTGGCACACTTCTCAAAACTGCTCCAATTTGCGAAGCAAGACTTCACCTAGTGCGAGTTAGGACAG GTCAGGTCTATAAACTTCGAAATCCTAGTGCTAAATACCTTGCATCCTTGTCAGTATATGACTCCTCCAACCCAACAAAAGATTGGGGATTCCCTGATATTTCAACTGCATGGAAAAATCCTGATTCAAAACGCAAAGGTAAGAAGGTAAAACCAAAACTTGACTGCAAACTTACAGTGAAGCATCGTGAAGTCTACATGACTGAAGAG GAGATAAAACGCAAAGCTAAGAAGGTGAAACCAAAAACTGACTGCAACCTTACAGTGAAGCCTCGTGAAGTCGACATGTTTAAAGAG GAGACAGAAAGCAAAGCTAAGAAGGTGAAACAAAAAACTGACTGCAAACTCACAGTGAAGCCACGAGATGAAGTGAATATGATTGAAGAG GAGAGAAGCTGTACATACAGAGATAGAGCAGCTGAGAGAAGAAATTTGCATGGTGGATATGGTGTTGGGCCAGGTCAAAAAGGAACAATGGTAGACGATAACACGGACGAGCATTCAGCTTCTGAAGAGGATGCTGCAGCAGAAGCATTGGAGTTATCATTTGGATCTGGAAGTTATGCAAGGAGAATAATGGGAAACATGGGTTGGAAGGAG GGTGAGACGCTGGGGAAGAATTCAAAAGGTTTGGTTGAACCGGTACAAGCAGTGGGCAACACTGGGAACGTAGGGCTAGGTTTTCCTCAAAGGAGAAGGAAATAA
- the LOC104729820 gene encoding uncharacterized protein LOC104729820 isoform X5 codes for MPDDDKELQQEPKEEDCYVWDSDTQLYIHHSSGFYHDPNAGWYYCSKDGRYYKHENGEYVPLEYEESGANPSGPGDIVTCDLSEDDSSRNYDLSQVENVENECKVSLRNPGETPSGYSNDQELEHPQRPSSWVEDTLIEIYLAGYKQQPSYSSNKMPSGENTQDHHMLSANGDDEAEELEEGEWIPEEDFDPQEDNFNEDAPSSEEERWLAQYGQVIEFPEKTLPEIPSVDLWDWKLVSETKEALADSEQVARLVGRLVRRSANLHPSVASGGTLLKTAPICEARLHLVRVRTGQVYKLRNPSAKYLASLSVYDSSNPTKDWGFPDISTAWKNPDSKRKGKKVKPKLDCKLTVKHREVYMTEEQEIKRKAKKVKPKTDCNLTVKPREVDMFKEQETESKAKKVKQKTDCKLTVKPRDEVNMIEEERSCTYRDRAAERRNLHGGYGVGPGQKGTMVDDNTDEHSASEEDAAAEALELSFGSGSYARRIMGNMGWKEGETLGKNSKGLVEPVQAVGNTGNVGLGFPQRRRK; via the exons ATGCCCGACGACGATAAAGAGTTGCAGCAGGAACCCAAGGAAGAAGACTGCTATGTTTGGGACAGCGATACGCAGCTCTATATCCATCACAG TAGTGGGTTTTATCATGATCCAAATGCTGGTTGGTATTATTGTAGCAAGGATGGTCGTTACTACAAGCATGAGAATGGCGAATATGTTCCCTTGGAATATGAAGAGTCTGGTGCGAACCCTTCTGGTCCTGGAGATATTGTCACTTGTGATCTATCCGAAGATGACTCAAGCAGAAACTATGATCTTTCTCAGGTTGAGAATGTAGAAAATGAGTGTAAAGTTTCACTGAGAAATCCTGGAGAAACTCCTTCAG GGTACTCAAATGACCAGGAACTTGAACATCCTCAACGACCTTCCTCATG GGTGGAAGATACACTTATCGAAATTTATCTGGCTGGTTATAAACAACAGCCCAGTTATTCCAGCAATAAGATGCCTTCAGGGGAAAATACTCAGGATCATCATATGTTGTCAGCTAATG GAGACGATGAGGCTGAGGAACTTGAAGAGGGAGAATGGATTCCTGAAGAGGATTTTGATCCACAGGAAGACAACTTCAATGAAG ATGCTCCTTCAAGCGAGGAAGAAAGATGGCTAGCTCAATATGGTCAAGTGATTGAATTCCCTGAGAAGACTCTGCCTGAGATCCCGTCTGTTGATTTGTGGGATTGGAAACTTGTTTCGGAAACCAAAGAAGCTTTAGCTGACAGTGAACAGGTGGCTAGGTTAGTAGGGAGGCTGGTCAGACGGTCTGCCAACCTTCATCCATCTGTGGCTTCTGGTGGCACACTTCTCAAAACTGCTCCAATTTGCGAAGCAAGACTTCACCTAGTGCGAGTTAGGACAG GTCAGGTCTATAAACTTCGAAATCCTAGTGCTAAATACCTTGCATCCTTGTCAGTATATGACTCCTCCAACCCAACAAAAGATTGGGGATTCCCTGATATTTCAACTGCATGGAAAAATCCTGATTCAAAACGCAAAGGTAAGAAGGTAAAACCAAAACTTGACTGCAAACTTACAGTGAAGCATCGTGAAGTCTACATGACTGAAGAG CAGGAGATAAAACGCAAAGCTAAGAAGGTGAAACCAAAAACTGACTGCAACCTTACAGTGAAGCCTCGTGAAGTCGACATGTTTAAAGAG CAGGAGACAGAAAGCAAAGCTAAGAAGGTGAAACAAAAAACTGACTGCAAACTCACAGTGAAGCCACGAGATGAAGTGAATATGATTGAAGAG GAGAGAAGCTGTACATACAGAGATAGAGCAGCTGAGAGAAGAAATTTGCATGGTGGATATGGTGTTGGGCCAGGTCAAAAAGGAACAATGGTAGACGATAACACGGACGAGCATTCAGCTTCTGAAGAGGATGCTGCAGCAGAAGCATTGGAGTTATCATTTGGATCTGGAAGTTATGCAAGGAGAATAATGGGAAACATGGGTTGGAAGGAG GGTGAGACGCTGGGGAAGAATTCAAAAGGTTTGGTTGAACCGGTACAAGCAGTGGGCAACACTGGGAACGTAGGGCTAGGTTTTCCTCAAAGGAGAAGGAAATAA
- the LOC104729820 gene encoding uncharacterized protein LOC104729820 isoform X1 produces MPDDDKELQQEPKEEDCYVWDSDTQLYIHHSSGFYHDPNAGWYYCSKDGRYYKHENGEYVPLEYEESGANPSGPGDIVTCDLSEDDSSRNYDLSQVENVENECKVSLRNPGETPSEPTGYSNDQELEHPQRPSSWVEDTLIEIYLAGYKQQPSYSSNKMPSGENTQDHHMLSANGDDEAEELEEGEWIPEEDFDPQEDNFNEDAPSSEEERWLAQYGQVIEFPEKTLPEIPSVDLWDWKLVSETKEALADSEQVARLVGRLVRRSANLHPSVASGGTLLKTAPICEARLHLVRVRTGQVYKLRNPSAKYLASLSVYDSSNPTKDWGFPDISTAWKNPDSKRKGKKVKPKLDCKLTVKHREVYMTEEQEIKRKAKKVKPKTDCNLTVKPREVDMFKEQETESKAKKVKQKTDCKLTVKPRDEVNMIEEERSCTYRDRAAERRNLHGGYGVGPGQKGTMVDDNTDEHSASEEDAAAEALELSFGSGSYARRIMGNMGWKEGETLGKNSKGLVEPVQAVGNTGNVGLGFPQRRRK; encoded by the exons ATGCCCGACGACGATAAAGAGTTGCAGCAGGAACCCAAGGAAGAAGACTGCTATGTTTGGGACAGCGATACGCAGCTCTATATCCATCACAG TAGTGGGTTTTATCATGATCCAAATGCTGGTTGGTATTATTGTAGCAAGGATGGTCGTTACTACAAGCATGAGAATGGCGAATATGTTCCCTTGGAATATGAAGAGTCTGGTGCGAACCCTTCTGGTCCTGGAGATATTGTCACTTGTGATCTATCCGAAGATGACTCAAGCAGAAACTATGATCTTTCTCAGGTTGAGAATGTAGAAAATGAGTGTAAAGTTTCACTGAGAAATCCTGGAGAAACTCCTTCAG AGCCAACAGGGTACTCAAATGACCAGGAACTTGAACATCCTCAACGACCTTCCTCATG GGTGGAAGATACACTTATCGAAATTTATCTGGCTGGTTATAAACAACAGCCCAGTTATTCCAGCAATAAGATGCCTTCAGGGGAAAATACTCAGGATCATCATATGTTGTCAGCTAATG GAGACGATGAGGCTGAGGAACTTGAAGAGGGAGAATGGATTCCTGAAGAGGATTTTGATCCACAGGAAGACAACTTCAATGAAG ATGCTCCTTCAAGCGAGGAAGAAAGATGGCTAGCTCAATATGGTCAAGTGATTGAATTCCCTGAGAAGACTCTGCCTGAGATCCCGTCTGTTGATTTGTGGGATTGGAAACTTGTTTCGGAAACCAAAGAAGCTTTAGCTGACAGTGAACAGGTGGCTAGGTTAGTAGGGAGGCTGGTCAGACGGTCTGCCAACCTTCATCCATCTGTGGCTTCTGGTGGCACACTTCTCAAAACTGCTCCAATTTGCGAAGCAAGACTTCACCTAGTGCGAGTTAGGACAG GTCAGGTCTATAAACTTCGAAATCCTAGTGCTAAATACCTTGCATCCTTGTCAGTATATGACTCCTCCAACCCAACAAAAGATTGGGGATTCCCTGATATTTCAACTGCATGGAAAAATCCTGATTCAAAACGCAAAGGTAAGAAGGTAAAACCAAAACTTGACTGCAAACTTACAGTGAAGCATCGTGAAGTCTACATGACTGAAGAG CAGGAGATAAAACGCAAAGCTAAGAAGGTGAAACCAAAAACTGACTGCAACCTTACAGTGAAGCCTCGTGAAGTCGACATGTTTAAAGAG CAGGAGACAGAAAGCAAAGCTAAGAAGGTGAAACAAAAAACTGACTGCAAACTCACAGTGAAGCCACGAGATGAAGTGAATATGATTGAAGAG GAGAGAAGCTGTACATACAGAGATAGAGCAGCTGAGAGAAGAAATTTGCATGGTGGATATGGTGTTGGGCCAGGTCAAAAAGGAACAATGGTAGACGATAACACGGACGAGCATTCAGCTTCTGAAGAGGATGCTGCAGCAGAAGCATTGGAGTTATCATTTGGATCTGGAAGTTATGCAAGGAGAATAATGGGAAACATGGGTTGGAAGGAG GGTGAGACGCTGGGGAAGAATTCAAAAGGTTTGGTTGAACCGGTACAAGCAGTGGGCAACACTGGGAACGTAGGGCTAGGTTTTCCTCAAAGGAGAAGGAAATAA
- the LOC104729818 gene encoding protein SRC2 homolog: MSTMAGIQGQVLEVTVVGCQKLKDTEWFSRQDPYVVLEYSSSRHRTRTCTDGGKNAVFQEKFMFTLLEGLRDLKVAVWNSNTLSTDDFIGNATIQLQKVLSQGYDDCTWTLQTKTGRFAGEVRLILHYAGAKKHNYGSAPSAPYAPQVPQYSAPPSASPYSSAPYTGPSLYPQVQQYPHPPSGYPPAAAYPPQPSAYPPPPSTSAYPPVPSAYPPPPPSSTYPPSPYPPQQSYYPQGPYPGQYPPPPPY, translated from the exons ATGTCGACGATGGCGGGTATACAAGGCCAGGTTCTCGAGGTCACTG ttgttgGGTGCCAGAAATTGAAAGATACAGAATGGTTTTCAAGGCAAGATCCATACGTCGTCCTTGAGTATAGCAGCTCAAGGCACCGTACCAGAACCTGCACAG ATGGTGGAAAGAACGCTGTTTTCCAAGAGAAGTTTATGTTCACTTTGCTTGAAGGGCTTAGGGATCTTAAGGTTGCTGTCTGGAATAGCAATACCCTCTCCACTGATGACTTCATTGGCAATGCAAC GATTCAATTGCAGAAGGTTCTTTCTCAGGGATACGATGACTGCACCTGGACTCTGCAGACTAAAACTGGGAG ATTCGCTGGAGAAGTAAGACTCATACTGCATTATGCAGGAGCAAAG AAACATAATTACGGGTCTGCGCCATCAGCTCCATATGCGCCTCAAGTGCCTCAATACTCAGCACCTCCTTCTGCATCTCCGTATTCATCAGCACCATACACTGGACCATCTCTATACCCACAAGTACAACAATACCCTCATCCACCATCAGGATACCCACCAGCTGCAGCTTATCCTCCTCAGCCATCTGcttatcctcctcctccgtcaACCTCGGCTTACCCTCCGGTTCCTTCAGCTtaccctcctcctccaccatccTCTACTTACCCTCCTTCTCCATACCCTCCTCAACAATCATATTACCCACAAG GTCCATACCCAGGACAATACCCACCTCCTCCTCCGTACTAA
- the LOC104729820 gene encoding uncharacterized protein LOC104729820 isoform X3: MPDDDKELQQEPKEEDCYVWDSDTQLYIHHSSGFYHDPNAGWYYCSKDGRYYKHENGEYVPLEYEESGANPSGPGDIVTCDLSEDDSSRNYDLSQVENVENECKVSLRNPGETPSEPTGYSNDQELEHPQRPSSWVEDTLIEIYLAGYKQQPSYSSNKMPSGENTQDHHMLSANGDDEAEELEEGEWIPEEDFDPQEDNFNEDAPSSEEERWLAQYGQVIEFPEKTLPEIPSVDLWDWKLVSETKEALADSEQVARLVGRLVRRSANLHPSVASGGTLLKTAPICEARLHLVRVRTGQVYKLRNPSAKYLASLSVYDSSNPTKDWGFPDISTAWKNPDSKRKGKKVKPKLDCKLTVKHREVYMTEEQEIKRKAKKVKPKTDCNLTVKPREVDMFKEETESKAKKVKQKTDCKLTVKPRDEVNMIEEERSCTYRDRAAERRNLHGGYGVGPGQKGTMVDDNTDEHSASEEDAAAEALELSFGSGSYARRIMGNMGWKEGETLGKNSKGLVEPVQAVGNTGNVGLGFPQRRRK; encoded by the exons ATGCCCGACGACGATAAAGAGTTGCAGCAGGAACCCAAGGAAGAAGACTGCTATGTTTGGGACAGCGATACGCAGCTCTATATCCATCACAG TAGTGGGTTTTATCATGATCCAAATGCTGGTTGGTATTATTGTAGCAAGGATGGTCGTTACTACAAGCATGAGAATGGCGAATATGTTCCCTTGGAATATGAAGAGTCTGGTGCGAACCCTTCTGGTCCTGGAGATATTGTCACTTGTGATCTATCCGAAGATGACTCAAGCAGAAACTATGATCTTTCTCAGGTTGAGAATGTAGAAAATGAGTGTAAAGTTTCACTGAGAAATCCTGGAGAAACTCCTTCAG AGCCAACAGGGTACTCAAATGACCAGGAACTTGAACATCCTCAACGACCTTCCTCATG GGTGGAAGATACACTTATCGAAATTTATCTGGCTGGTTATAAACAACAGCCCAGTTATTCCAGCAATAAGATGCCTTCAGGGGAAAATACTCAGGATCATCATATGTTGTCAGCTAATG GAGACGATGAGGCTGAGGAACTTGAAGAGGGAGAATGGATTCCTGAAGAGGATTTTGATCCACAGGAAGACAACTTCAATGAAG ATGCTCCTTCAAGCGAGGAAGAAAGATGGCTAGCTCAATATGGTCAAGTGATTGAATTCCCTGAGAAGACTCTGCCTGAGATCCCGTCTGTTGATTTGTGGGATTGGAAACTTGTTTCGGAAACCAAAGAAGCTTTAGCTGACAGTGAACAGGTGGCTAGGTTAGTAGGGAGGCTGGTCAGACGGTCTGCCAACCTTCATCCATCTGTGGCTTCTGGTGGCACACTTCTCAAAACTGCTCCAATTTGCGAAGCAAGACTTCACCTAGTGCGAGTTAGGACAG GTCAGGTCTATAAACTTCGAAATCCTAGTGCTAAATACCTTGCATCCTTGTCAGTATATGACTCCTCCAACCCAACAAAAGATTGGGGATTCCCTGATATTTCAACTGCATGGAAAAATCCTGATTCAAAACGCAAAGGTAAGAAGGTAAAACCAAAACTTGACTGCAAACTTACAGTGAAGCATCGTGAAGTCTACATGACTGAAGAG CAGGAGATAAAACGCAAAGCTAAGAAGGTGAAACCAAAAACTGACTGCAACCTTACAGTGAAGCCTCGTGAAGTCGACATGTTTAAAGAG GAGACAGAAAGCAAAGCTAAGAAGGTGAAACAAAAAACTGACTGCAAACTCACAGTGAAGCCACGAGATGAAGTGAATATGATTGAAGAG GAGAGAAGCTGTACATACAGAGATAGAGCAGCTGAGAGAAGAAATTTGCATGGTGGATATGGTGTTGGGCCAGGTCAAAAAGGAACAATGGTAGACGATAACACGGACGAGCATTCAGCTTCTGAAGAGGATGCTGCAGCAGAAGCATTGGAGTTATCATTTGGATCTGGAAGTTATGCAAGGAGAATAATGGGAAACATGGGTTGGAAGGAG GGTGAGACGCTGGGGAAGAATTCAAAAGGTTTGGTTGAACCGGTACAAGCAGTGGGCAACACTGGGAACGTAGGGCTAGGTTTTCCTCAAAGGAGAAGGAAATAA
- the LOC104729820 gene encoding uncharacterized protein LOC104729820 isoform X2 has product MPDDDKELQQEPKEEDCYVWDSDTQLYIHHSSGFYHDPNAGWYYCSKDGRYYKHENGEYVPLEYEESGANPSGPGDIVTCDLSEDDSSRNYDLSQVENVENECKVSLRNPGETPSEPTGYSNDQELEHPQRPSSWVEDTLIEIYLAGYKQQPSYSSNKMPSGENTQDHHMLSANGDDEAEELEEGEWIPEEDFDPQEDNFNEDAPSSEEERWLAQYGQVIEFPEKTLPEIPSVDLWDWKLVSETKEALADSEQVARLVGRLVRRSANLHPSVASGGTLLKTAPICEARLHLVRVRTGQVYKLRNPSAKYLASLSVYDSSNPTKDWGFPDISTAWKNPDSKRKGKKVKPKLDCKLTVKHREVYMTEEEIKRKAKKVKPKTDCNLTVKPREVDMFKEQETESKAKKVKQKTDCKLTVKPRDEVNMIEEERSCTYRDRAAERRNLHGGYGVGPGQKGTMVDDNTDEHSASEEDAAAEALELSFGSGSYARRIMGNMGWKEGETLGKNSKGLVEPVQAVGNTGNVGLGFPQRRRK; this is encoded by the exons ATGCCCGACGACGATAAAGAGTTGCAGCAGGAACCCAAGGAAGAAGACTGCTATGTTTGGGACAGCGATACGCAGCTCTATATCCATCACAG TAGTGGGTTTTATCATGATCCAAATGCTGGTTGGTATTATTGTAGCAAGGATGGTCGTTACTACAAGCATGAGAATGGCGAATATGTTCCCTTGGAATATGAAGAGTCTGGTGCGAACCCTTCTGGTCCTGGAGATATTGTCACTTGTGATCTATCCGAAGATGACTCAAGCAGAAACTATGATCTTTCTCAGGTTGAGAATGTAGAAAATGAGTGTAAAGTTTCACTGAGAAATCCTGGAGAAACTCCTTCAG AGCCAACAGGGTACTCAAATGACCAGGAACTTGAACATCCTCAACGACCTTCCTCATG GGTGGAAGATACACTTATCGAAATTTATCTGGCTGGTTATAAACAACAGCCCAGTTATTCCAGCAATAAGATGCCTTCAGGGGAAAATACTCAGGATCATCATATGTTGTCAGCTAATG GAGACGATGAGGCTGAGGAACTTGAAGAGGGAGAATGGATTCCTGAAGAGGATTTTGATCCACAGGAAGACAACTTCAATGAAG ATGCTCCTTCAAGCGAGGAAGAAAGATGGCTAGCTCAATATGGTCAAGTGATTGAATTCCCTGAGAAGACTCTGCCTGAGATCCCGTCTGTTGATTTGTGGGATTGGAAACTTGTTTCGGAAACCAAAGAAGCTTTAGCTGACAGTGAACAGGTGGCTAGGTTAGTAGGGAGGCTGGTCAGACGGTCTGCCAACCTTCATCCATCTGTGGCTTCTGGTGGCACACTTCTCAAAACTGCTCCAATTTGCGAAGCAAGACTTCACCTAGTGCGAGTTAGGACAG GTCAGGTCTATAAACTTCGAAATCCTAGTGCTAAATACCTTGCATCCTTGTCAGTATATGACTCCTCCAACCCAACAAAAGATTGGGGATTCCCTGATATTTCAACTGCATGGAAAAATCCTGATTCAAAACGCAAAGGTAAGAAGGTAAAACCAAAACTTGACTGCAAACTTACAGTGAAGCATCGTGAAGTCTACATGACTGAAGAG GAGATAAAACGCAAAGCTAAGAAGGTGAAACCAAAAACTGACTGCAACCTTACAGTGAAGCCTCGTGAAGTCGACATGTTTAAAGAG CAGGAGACAGAAAGCAAAGCTAAGAAGGTGAAACAAAAAACTGACTGCAAACTCACAGTGAAGCCACGAGATGAAGTGAATATGATTGAAGAG GAGAGAAGCTGTACATACAGAGATAGAGCAGCTGAGAGAAGAAATTTGCATGGTGGATATGGTGTTGGGCCAGGTCAAAAAGGAACAATGGTAGACGATAACACGGACGAGCATTCAGCTTCTGAAGAGGATGCTGCAGCAGAAGCATTGGAGTTATCATTTGGATCTGGAAGTTATGCAAGGAGAATAATGGGAAACATGGGTTGGAAGGAG GGTGAGACGCTGGGGAAGAATTCAAAAGGTTTGGTTGAACCGGTACAAGCAGTGGGCAACACTGGGAACGTAGGGCTAGGTTTTCCTCAAAGGAGAAGGAAATAA
- the LOC104729817 gene encoding cyclin-D3-1-like gives MAIPKEEEAREEQSNSFLLDALYCEEEEQWEEDEEGEQVEENNSSFSPFVLLQQDLYWEDEDLVTLFTKEEEQAELGSCLDDVYLSTDRKEAVGWILRVNAHYGFSTLAAVLAITYLDKFICSYSLQRDKPWMLQLVSVACLSLAAKVEETQVPLLLDFQVEETKYVFEAKTIQRMELLILSTLEWKMHLITPISFVDHIIRRLGLKNNAHWDFLNRCNRLLLSVISDSKFVGYLPSVVAAATMLRIIEQVEPFDPLSYQTNLLGALHLTKEKVKTCYDLILQLPMDRIGLQIQNQSSRKRKSHESLSSSLNSPSCVIDSNPFNSDESSNDSWSASSYNPTSSQQQQPSLKKMRGAQENDTKKTILHLPCAIVATP, from the exons ATGGCGATTCCCAAGGAGGAAGAAGCTCGAGAAGAGCAGAGCAATTCATTTCTTCTTGATGCTCTCTActgcgaagaagaagagcaatgggaagaagacgaagaaggagaaCAAGTTGAAGAGAACAACTCTTCCTTTTCTCCATTCGTTCTTCTTCAACAAGATTTGTACTGGGAAGACGAAGATCTGGTCACTCTCTtcaccaaagaagaagaacaagctgAACTCGGCAGCTGTCTCGATGATGTTTATCTCTCCACGGATCGAAAAGAAGCTGTGGGTTGGATTCTGAGAGTCAACGCTCATTATGGCTTCTCTACTCTGGCTGCTGTTTTAGCCATAACTTATCTCGATAAGTTCATCTGTAGCTACAGCTTACAGAGAGACAAACCGTGGATGCTTCAGCTCGTTTCTGTAGCTTGCCTCTCTCTTGCTGCTAAAGTCGAAGAAACCCAAGTCCCTCTTCTTCTAGACTTCCAA gtgGAGGAGACAAAGTATGTGTTTGAGGCCAAAACCATACAGAGAATGGAGCTACTGATCCTCTCTACTCTCGAGTGGAAGATGCATCTCATTACTCCAATTTCGTTTGTAGACCACATTATCAGGAGATTGGGACTTAAGAACAATGCTCACTGGGATTTTCTCAACAGATGCAACCGTCTCCTACTCTCTGTAATCTCCG ATTCAAAATTTGTCGGGTACCTCCCATCAGTAGTTGCCGCAGCTACCATGTTGCGAATTATAGAGCAAGTTGAGCCCTTTGACCCTCTTTCATACCAAACTAATCTCCTTGGTGCTCTTCACTTAACTAAG GAAAAGGTGAAAACTTGCTACGATTTAATCCTCCAACTACCAATGGACCGCATTGGTTTACAGATCCAAAACCAATCTTCCCGGAAACGCAAGAGTCACgaatcattatcatcatcgttGAACAGTCCAAGCTGTGTCATCGATTCAAATCCTTTCAATAGCGATGAAAGCTCCAACGATTCGTGGTCAGCGAGTTCGTAcaatccaacatcgtcgcagcAGCAACAACCTTCGTTAAAGAAGATGAGAGGAGCTCAAGAGAATGATACGAAGAAGACGATTTTGCATCTGCCTTGTGCAATCGTAGCCACTCCATGA